From Orcinus orca chromosome 3, mOrcOrc1.1, whole genome shotgun sequence, a single genomic window includes:
- the LOC101276194 gene encoding zinc finger protein 791 isoform X2 has protein sequence MDPVAFEDVAVNFTLEEWALLGPSQKKLYRDVMRETLRNLASIGEKWEDHNTEDQYKNQGRNLRSHTLQRCCESEEGSQCGENISLIPNLNLNKNSTAVKPWECSVCGKVLMSRSSFNRHVRSHTAPKPSRYQECGKKPYKCKVCGKAFSYLQPFQKHESNHSIEKSYKCKECGKSFRYRQSVRKHERTHTGEKPYQCKQCGKAFRYHQTFQTHERTHTGEKPYECKQCGKALSCPSSFRSHERTHTGEKPYECKKCSKAFSCPSSLRKHERTHTGEKPYDCKECGKAFISLGSFQRHMITHTGVGPYKCKECGKAFNCPSSYRIHERSHTGEKPYECKQCGRAFSCSSSFRTHERTHTGEKPYQCKECGKAFHWLTTFQVHVRTHTGEKPYICKQCGKALSCPTSFRRHERTHTAEKPYECKQCGKTFSSPLGLQIHERTHTGEKPYKCEKCGKAFVSLTSFRRHMMTHTGDGPYKCKECGKAFNCPSSFRIHERTHTGEKPYECKICGKAFSCSSYVQVHERTHTGEKPYECKECGKAFIYRTTFRGHMRMHTGEKPYKCKDCGKAFSRPSSYRSHERIHTGEKLLECKHCGKAFNWPTSLHKHVMRMHTGYK, from the exons GACCCAGTGGCCTTTGAGGATGTGGCTGTGAACTTTACCTTGGAGGAGTGGGCTCTGCTGGGGCCTTCACAGAAGAAACTCTACAGAGATGTGATGCGGGAAACCTTGAGGAACCTGGCCTCAATAG GGGAAAAATGGGAAGACCATAACACTGAAGATCAGTACAAAAACCAGGGAAGAAATCTGAG aagccATACATTACAGAGATGCTGTGAAAGTGAAGAAGGTAGTCAGTGTGGCGAAAATATCAGCCTTATTCCAAATCTTAATCTGAACAAGAATTCTACTGCTGTAAAACCATGGGAGTGCAGTGTGTGTGGAAAAGTCCTCATGAGTCGTTCATCCTTTAATAGGCACGTTAGATCTCACACTGCACCCAAACCATCCAGGTATCAGGAATGTGGAAAGAAGCCTTATAAATGTAAGGtatgtggaaaagccttcagtTATCTCCAGCCTTTTCAGAAACATGAAAGTAATCATAGTATAGAGAAATCCtataaatgtaaggaatgtgggaaatcATTTAGATATCGCCAATCTGTTCGAAAACATGAACGGACtcacactggagaaaaaccctatCAATGTAAacaatgtgggaaagcctttcgATATCATCAAACCtttcaaacacatgaaagaactcACACAGGGGAGAAACCGTATGAATGTAAGCAATGTGGTAAAGCCCTCAGTTGTCCAAGTTCCTTTCGAAGTCATGAAAGGACTCAtactggagaaaaaccctatgaatgtaaaaaGTGTAGTAAAGCCTTCAGTTGTCCCAGTTCTCTTCGAAAACATGAGAGAactcatacaggagagaaaccttatgactgtaaggaatgtgggaaagccttcatttctcttggaagcTTTCAAAGACACATGATAACACATACTGGAGTTGGACCTTataaatgtaaagaatgtggAAAAGCATTCAATTGTCCCAGTTCATATAGAATACATGAAAGATCtcacactggagaaaaaccctatgaatgtaaacaGTGTGGTAGAGCCTTCAGTTGTTCCAGTTCCTTTCGAACACATGAAagaactcacactggagagaaaccttatcaatgtaaggaatgtggaaaagccttccaTTGGCTCACCACTTTTCAAGTCCATGTGAGAACTCACACTGGTGAAAAACCCTATATATGTAAGCAGTGTGGTAAAGCCCTCAGTTGTCCCACTTCATTTCGAAGACATGAACGGACTCACACTGCAGAGAAACCCTACGAATGTAAGCAATGTGGGAAAACCTTCAGTTCTCCTTTAGGTttgcaaatacatgaaagaactcacactggagagaaaccctataaatgtGAGAAATGTGGGAAAGCGTTTGTTTCTCTCACAAGCTTTCGAAGACACATGATGACGCACACTGGAGATGGACCTtataaatgtaaggaatgtgggaaagcatTTAATTGTCCCAGTTCATTTCGAATACATGAAAgaactcacacaggagagaaaccctatgaatgtaaaatATGTGGTAAAGCCTTCAGTTGTTCCAGTTATGTTCAAGTACATGAAAgaactcatactggagagaagccctatgaatgcaaggaatgtgggaaagccttcattTACCGCACAACCTTTCGAGGTCACATGAGAATGCACACTGGTGAGAAACCGTATAAGTGTAAAgactgtgggaaagcctttagtcGACCCAGTTCATACAGAAGCCATGAaagaattcacactggagagaaacttCTTGAATGTAAGCATTGTGGGAAAGCCTTTAATTGGCCCACATCCTTACATAAACATGTCATGAGAATGCACACTGGATATAAGTGA
- the LOC101276194 gene encoding zinc finger protein 791 isoform X1, with amino-acid sequence MCLRFQDPVAFEDVAVNFTLEEWALLGPSQKKLYRDVMRETLRNLASIGEKWEDHNTEDQYKNQGRNLRSHTLQRCCESEEGSQCGENISLIPNLNLNKNSTAVKPWECSVCGKVLMSRSSFNRHVRSHTAPKPSRYQECGKKPYKCKVCGKAFSYLQPFQKHESNHSIEKSYKCKECGKSFRYRQSVRKHERTHTGEKPYQCKQCGKAFRYHQTFQTHERTHTGEKPYECKQCGKALSCPSSFRSHERTHTGEKPYECKKCSKAFSCPSSLRKHERTHTGEKPYDCKECGKAFISLGSFQRHMITHTGVGPYKCKECGKAFNCPSSYRIHERSHTGEKPYECKQCGRAFSCSSSFRTHERTHTGEKPYQCKECGKAFHWLTTFQVHVRTHTGEKPYICKQCGKALSCPTSFRRHERTHTAEKPYECKQCGKTFSSPLGLQIHERTHTGEKPYKCEKCGKAFVSLTSFRRHMMTHTGDGPYKCKECGKAFNCPSSFRIHERTHTGEKPYECKICGKAFSCSSYVQVHERTHTGEKPYECKECGKAFIYRTTFRGHMRMHTGEKPYKCKDCGKAFSRPSSYRSHERIHTGEKLLECKHCGKAFNWPTSLHKHVMRMHTGYK; translated from the exons GACCCAGTGGCCTTTGAGGATGTGGCTGTGAACTTTACCTTGGAGGAGTGGGCTCTGCTGGGGCCTTCACAGAAGAAACTCTACAGAGATGTGATGCGGGAAACCTTGAGGAACCTGGCCTCAATAG GGGAAAAATGGGAAGACCATAACACTGAAGATCAGTACAAAAACCAGGGAAGAAATCTGAG aagccATACATTACAGAGATGCTGTGAAAGTGAAGAAGGTAGTCAGTGTGGCGAAAATATCAGCCTTATTCCAAATCTTAATCTGAACAAGAATTCTACTGCTGTAAAACCATGGGAGTGCAGTGTGTGTGGAAAAGTCCTCATGAGTCGTTCATCCTTTAATAGGCACGTTAGATCTCACACTGCACCCAAACCATCCAGGTATCAGGAATGTGGAAAGAAGCCTTATAAATGTAAGGtatgtggaaaagccttcagtTATCTCCAGCCTTTTCAGAAACATGAAAGTAATCATAGTATAGAGAAATCCtataaatgtaaggaatgtgggaaatcATTTAGATATCGCCAATCTGTTCGAAAACATGAACGGACtcacactggagaaaaaccctatCAATGTAAacaatgtgggaaagcctttcgATATCATCAAACCtttcaaacacatgaaagaactcACACAGGGGAGAAACCGTATGAATGTAAGCAATGTGGTAAAGCCCTCAGTTGTCCAAGTTCCTTTCGAAGTCATGAAAGGACTCAtactggagaaaaaccctatgaatgtaaaaaGTGTAGTAAAGCCTTCAGTTGTCCCAGTTCTCTTCGAAAACATGAGAGAactcatacaggagagaaaccttatgactgtaaggaatgtgggaaagccttcatttctcttggaagcTTTCAAAGACACATGATAACACATACTGGAGTTGGACCTTataaatgtaaagaatgtggAAAAGCATTCAATTGTCCCAGTTCATATAGAATACATGAAAGATCtcacactggagaaaaaccctatgaatgtaaacaGTGTGGTAGAGCCTTCAGTTGTTCCAGTTCCTTTCGAACACATGAAagaactcacactggagagaaaccttatcaatgtaaggaatgtggaaaagccttccaTTGGCTCACCACTTTTCAAGTCCATGTGAGAACTCACACTGGTGAAAAACCCTATATATGTAAGCAGTGTGGTAAAGCCCTCAGTTGTCCCACTTCATTTCGAAGACATGAACGGACTCACACTGCAGAGAAACCCTACGAATGTAAGCAATGTGGGAAAACCTTCAGTTCTCCTTTAGGTttgcaaatacatgaaagaactcacactggagagaaaccctataaatgtGAGAAATGTGGGAAAGCGTTTGTTTCTCTCACAAGCTTTCGAAGACACATGATGACGCACACTGGAGATGGACCTtataaatgtaaggaatgtgggaaagcatTTAATTGTCCCAGTTCATTTCGAATACATGAAAgaactcacacaggagagaaaccctatgaatgtaaaatATGTGGTAAAGCCTTCAGTTGTTCCAGTTATGTTCAAGTACATGAAAgaactcatactggagagaagccctatgaatgcaaggaatgtgggaaagccttcattTACCGCACAACCTTTCGAGGTCACATGAGAATGCACACTGGTGAGAAACCGTATAAGTGTAAAgactgtgggaaagcctttagtcGACCCAGTTCATACAGAAGCCATGAaagaattcacactggagagaaacttCTTGAATGTAAGCATTGTGGGAAAGCCTTTAATTGGCCCACATCCTTACATAAACATGTCATGAGAATGCACACTGGATATAAGTGA